In Microbacterium sp. 1.5R, the following are encoded in one genomic region:
- a CDS encoding ABC transporter substrate-binding protein: MFRRTRRLALISAIAASAIVLTACAGAAEPETTEPVGEPDPDATLQVGLVLEPTNLDIRHTSGAALEQILIDNIYEGLISRTQENEIVPRLASDYEVSDDGLTYTFTLNEGITFHSGTALTSADVVASYEAVRTDATLQGNAEFASVASITAPDPATVQIVLTEPNQNFLFSLTGPAGLVFQTGDTTDLKTAENGTGPFTLTRWNKGSAITFARNDAYWGEPAGVAEVEFQYIPDFTAGVNTALDGGVQVLTAVDPNLAPQLEDSGDFTLTTGRTTDKATLAFNNAKAPLDDVRVREALRLAIDHEALVEAVGAGSTLYGPIPELDPGYEDLSDVVSYDPEKAKELLAEAGQEDLELTLTIPSFYGTTVPKVLISDFQKVGVTLDVDSVEFPTWLEDVYTNHDYDLSFVLHVEPRDFGNFANPDYYFGYDNAEVQGLYTEALAEVDPDKSADLLAEAARIVSEDHAADWLYNGATITAVSPLVTGFPEDSINSRINLAGVTVATEK; this comes from the coding sequence ATGTTCCGACGTACGCGACGACTCGCGCTGATCTCCGCCATCGCGGCGAGCGCCATCGTCCTCACCGCCTGCGCGGGTGCCGCAGAGCCCGAGACCACTGAGCCCGTCGGAGAGCCCGATCCGGACGCGACGCTCCAGGTGGGGCTCGTCCTCGAACCCACCAATCTCGACATCCGTCACACCAGCGGCGCCGCCCTCGAGCAGATCCTCATCGACAACATCTACGAGGGTCTGATCAGCCGGACGCAGGAGAACGAGATCGTGCCCCGCCTCGCCTCGGACTACGAGGTCTCCGACGACGGACTCACTTACACGTTCACCCTCAACGAGGGCATCACGTTCCACAGCGGAACCGCACTCACCTCGGCCGACGTGGTCGCCTCGTACGAGGCCGTCCGCACGGACGCGACGCTGCAGGGCAACGCCGAGTTCGCCTCGGTGGCCTCTATCACCGCCCCGGACCCCGCGACGGTGCAGATCGTGCTCACGGAGCCGAACCAGAACTTCCTGTTCTCGCTCACCGGGCCTGCGGGTCTCGTCTTCCAGACGGGCGACACGACCGACCTCAAGACCGCCGAGAACGGAACCGGCCCCTTCACCCTGACTCGGTGGAACAAGGGCAGCGCCATCACCTTCGCCCGCAACGACGCCTATTGGGGCGAACCGGCGGGAGTCGCCGAGGTCGAGTTCCAGTACATCCCCGACTTCACCGCCGGAGTGAACACCGCTCTCGACGGCGGGGTTCAGGTTCTCACAGCCGTCGACCCGAATCTCGCCCCGCAGCTCGAGGATTCCGGCGACTTCACCCTCACGACCGGCCGCACCACAGACAAGGCCACGCTCGCGTTCAACAACGCCAAGGCGCCTCTCGACGACGTGCGGGTACGCGAGGCACTCCGCCTCGCGATCGATCACGAGGCTCTCGTCGAGGCCGTCGGTGCGGGATCCACCCTGTACGGACCGATCCCCGAGCTGGACCCCGGTTACGAGGACCTCTCCGATGTCGTCTCCTACGATCCGGAGAAGGCGAAGGAGTTGCTTGCAGAAGCCGGCCAGGAGGATCTCGAGCTCACCCTGACGATCCCCAGCTTCTACGGAACGACGGTCCCCAAGGTGCTCATCTCGGACTTCCAGAAGGTCGGCGTCACCCTCGATGTCGACTCCGTCGAGTTCCCGACCTGGTTGGAGGACGTCTACACCAACCACGACTACGACCTCAGCTTCGTGCTGCACGTCGAGCCGCGTGACTTCGGCAACTTCGCGAACCCCGACTACTACTTCGGCTACGACAACGCCGAGGTGCAGGGCCTGTACACCGAGGCGCTGGCCGAGGTCGATCCCGACAAGTCCGCGGACCTGCTCGCCGAAGCCGCGCGCATCGTGTCCGAGGACCACGCGGCGGACTGGCTGTACAACGGTGCGACCATCACGGCCGTGAGCCCGCTCGTGACCGGCTTCCCCGAGGACTCGATCAACTCCCGCATCAACCTGGCCGGGGTGACCGTGGCCACCGAGAAGTGA
- a CDS encoding carboxymuconolactone decarboxylase family protein, which translates to MSETRVHLSKTEPAAYQALDAFARTVGDICAANGIDDRLKEIVMIHSSQLNGCSYCTRLHVDRALKAGIDTDTLMQIATWRESNVFSDREEAALELAEAFTFISEEGISDNVYDRVGGVFTEKEYAALSWACISINAFNRVVIAGRYPVPPRSPQAQAQA; encoded by the coding sequence ATGAGCGAGACGCGAGTGCACCTCTCAAAGACCGAGCCGGCGGCCTACCAGGCGCTCGACGCCTTCGCCCGCACTGTGGGAGACATCTGCGCAGCCAACGGGATCGACGATCGGCTCAAGGAGATCGTGATGATCCACTCGTCGCAGCTCAACGGGTGCAGCTACTGCACGCGTCTGCATGTGGATCGCGCGCTCAAGGCGGGCATCGACACCGACACGCTCATGCAGATCGCGACGTGGCGCGAGAGCAATGTCTTCAGTGACCGCGAGGAAGCCGCGCTCGAGCTCGCCGAGGCTTTCACCTTCATCTCCGAGGAGGGCATCTCCGACAACGTGTACGACCGGGTCGGTGGAGTGTTCACCGAGAAGGAGTACGCGGCACTGAGCTGGGCCTGCATCTCGATCAACGCCTTCAACCGAGTCGTGATCGCCGGAAGATACCCGGTTCCGCCGCGCTCGCCGCAGGCTCAGGCGCAGGCATGA
- a CDS encoding TPM domain-containing protein, with product MKTRWLALAALTAAAAAAAFSASAASATDPVTLDSGYVTDDADVLSPSQEDAVEARLQTLSDNSSSDLFVVLVDDFTSPTDNVAWADTVAENNNLGSEQYLLAIAVEGRSYYISAAPDGPLSDSELDDVEDKIQGLAAQEDWEGMIVLAADEIEGDGGAGALRATLIVVAVIAVGLIIWLIIALIRRARRNAAIRRRGAMPETPDPNDPFSTLTDEQVETQAGAALVQADDAITSSREELGFAVAQFGDAATAEFSGAVETAKSKMSEAFDLKQKLDDEIEDTVHDRRAWHIRIIRLCDEIDDVLDENTDAFDALRKLEQNAPQELDRVRGERAALVPLLTSAAPALAALSATYDASALSTVSDNPAQAQERAALADRSIEAAQQAIAAGRSGEAAFAIRTAEQSVAQATQLVEAITALGTELSRIESQAQALVAELQADIAAAQQLPDAGGTLAAVAAATSQQLQRAQADLSGASRSPQRVLEALSAANTQIDAAIAEGTQAVERARRVQQLLEQTLTQAGSEIRAAREYIETRRGTVGSTARTRLSQADATLTQAVSLRSSDPETALAEAGRALELARQATSSAQADVAAMSPSRYESGWGGAGGSIFGGGSGSGGSGLGGDILGGIIGGLLSGGGGGGGGSSRSSSWRSSGGGGFRSSGFGGGGGSRSSGRSGRSGGRRF from the coding sequence CGCCGACGTCCTCAGCCCGAGCCAAGAGGACGCCGTCGAGGCTCGACTCCAGACGCTCAGCGACAATTCCTCGTCCGATCTCTTCGTCGTCCTCGTCGATGACTTCACCTCGCCGACCGACAACGTCGCCTGGGCCGATACCGTCGCAGAGAACAACAACCTCGGCTCCGAGCAGTACCTGCTCGCGATCGCGGTAGAGGGACGCAGCTACTACATCTCGGCAGCACCCGACGGCCCGCTCAGTGACAGCGAGCTCGACGACGTGGAAGACAAGATCCAGGGTCTGGCCGCACAAGAGGACTGGGAGGGCATGATCGTCCTCGCCGCCGACGAGATCGAGGGCGACGGCGGTGCGGGCGCTCTACGGGCCACACTGATCGTGGTCGCCGTCATCGCGGTCGGCCTGATCATCTGGCTGATCATCGCCCTCATTCGCCGCGCGCGTCGCAATGCCGCGATCCGCAGGCGTGGCGCCATGCCCGAGACGCCCGATCCGAACGATCCGTTCTCCACGCTGACCGACGAGCAGGTGGAGACGCAGGCGGGGGCCGCACTCGTGCAGGCGGACGATGCGATCACCTCGAGCCGCGAGGAGCTCGGCTTCGCCGTCGCCCAGTTCGGCGACGCGGCGACCGCCGAGTTCAGCGGAGCAGTCGAGACCGCGAAGTCGAAGATGTCCGAGGCCTTCGATCTGAAGCAGAAGCTCGACGACGAGATCGAGGACACCGTCCACGATCGCCGCGCCTGGCACATCCGCATCATCCGGCTGTGCGACGAGATCGACGACGTCCTCGACGAGAACACCGACGCGTTCGACGCGCTCCGCAAGCTCGAGCAGAACGCACCACAGGAACTCGACAGAGTCCGCGGCGAGCGAGCCGCTCTCGTCCCGCTTCTGACTTCCGCGGCTCCCGCTCTGGCCGCGCTGTCCGCCACCTACGACGCATCGGCACTGAGCACGGTGTCCGACAACCCGGCACAGGCTCAGGAGCGGGCAGCCCTGGCCGACCGCTCGATCGAGGCCGCGCAGCAGGCGATAGCGGCCGGTCGCTCCGGCGAGGCGGCGTTCGCCATCCGCACGGCCGAGCAGTCGGTGGCGCAGGCGACACAGCTGGTCGAGGCCATCACCGCGCTGGGCACCGAACTCTCCCGTATCGAATCGCAGGCGCAGGCTCTCGTCGCCGAGCTGCAGGCCGACATCGCCGCGGCACAGCAGCTGCCTGACGCCGGAGGCACGCTCGCCGCGGTCGCGGCCGCAACCTCGCAGCAGCTGCAGCGTGCGCAGGCCGACCTCTCCGGAGCATCGCGCAGTCCGCAGCGCGTGCTCGAAGCGCTCAGCGCGGCGAACACGCAGATCGACGCCGCGATCGCGGAGGGCACCCAGGCCGTGGAACGGGCGCGACGCGTGCAGCAGCTTCTCGAGCAGACCCTGACGCAGGCGGGCTCCGAGATCCGAGCAGCGCGCGAGTACATCGAGACGCGGCGGGGAACCGTCGGCTCCACGGCTCGCACCCGCCTCTCCCAGGCCGACGCGACCCTTACTCAGGCCGTGAGTCTGCGGTCGTCGGATCCCGAGACCGCGCTCGCAGAAGCAGGACGCGCGCTCGAACTCGCCCGGCAGGCCACCTCGTCCGCCCAGGCGGATGTCGCGGCCATGAGCCCGAGCCGCTATGAGAGCGGATGGGGCGGCGCCGGCGGCAGCATCTTCGGCGGCGGATCAGGCTCCGGCGGTTCCGGCCTGGGCGGCGACATCCTGGGCGGCATCATCGGCGGTCTGCTCTCGGGCGGCGGAGGCGGAGGCGGCGGCTCCTCGCGCAGCAGCAGCTGGCGTTCCAGCGGTGGCGGCGGGTTCCGCAGCTCCGGTTTCGGCGGAGGCGGCGGCAGCCGCTCCAGCGGCCGCAGCGGCCGTTCGGGAGGGCGACGCTTCTGA
- a CDS encoding arginase family protein translates to MVRFLVVPQWQGSPAARAMLLVDGASAIAGDLPRAATTVLDVPVEAGESLGTGVRRLSALLRTRELVETGMTADTVIIGGDCSVTVAALAALPGGTDDLAVVWCDAHADLHTPDTSPSGAFSGMALRAVLGDGEPQLALSPGIPRDRVVTVGMRNLDDDEVTALDGLAQLSVDDLESPDALADAVEATGARRVWVHIDVDVLDPAEIAGVSSPAPFGLSPASLSTAIRALRSRVPLAGATIAGFAPRSPVDAVEDLGALLRLVGAVA, encoded by the coding sequence ATGGTGCGTTTCCTCGTCGTCCCGCAGTGGCAGGGCTCCCCCGCCGCTCGCGCGATGCTGCTCGTCGACGGCGCCTCGGCGATCGCTGGCGACCTTCCGCGTGCCGCGACCACGGTGCTCGATGTGCCGGTCGAAGCCGGTGAATCCCTCGGCACCGGCGTCCGCCGACTCAGCGCTCTCCTTCGCACCCGAGAGCTCGTCGAAACCGGCATGACCGCCGACACCGTGATCATCGGCGGCGACTGCAGCGTGACCGTCGCCGCCCTGGCGGCTCTTCCCGGCGGAACCGACGACCTGGCCGTCGTGTGGTGCGATGCCCACGCCGACCTGCACACGCCGGACACCTCACCCTCCGGAGCGTTCTCCGGCATGGCGCTCCGCGCGGTACTCGGCGACGGAGAGCCTCAACTCGCGCTCTCGCCCGGGATCCCCCGCGATCGGGTGGTCACGGTGGGCATGCGCAATCTCGACGACGACGAGGTCACCGCCCTCGACGGCCTCGCCCAGCTCTCCGTCGACGATCTGGAATCGCCCGACGCTCTCGCCGACGCGGTCGAAGCGACCGGCGCGCGCCGCGTATGGGTGCACATCGACGTCGATGTGCTCGACCCTGCGGAGATCGCCGGTGTCTCCTCCCCCGCACCGTTCGGACTCTCGCCCGCGAGTCTGAGCACCGCGATCCGCGCACTGCGGTCCCGTGTGCCGCTGGCGGGCGCCACCATCGCGGGGTTCGCCCCTCGCTCACCCGTTGACGCGGTCGAGGACCTCGGCGCGCTGCTCCGTCTCGTCGGAGCCGTCGCATGA
- a CDS encoding alpha/beta fold hydrolase, whose protein sequence is MQVAIDTSEFSYLPAQAQTMGVSEPSVRRVTLPLPDGRQVSALRFGDEAPRVTLLHGAGLNAHTWDTTVLALQQPVLAIDLAGHGDSSWRDDLDYTPRTLALDVAAALDAWTDAPQLVVGHSLGGLTGAALAAARPDLVSGLIVVDITPGIDTSAGPAALREFYAGPTDFETRDELVDRAISFGFGGARSDTERGVFLNTRVRADGRVEWKHHFAHLAAQTLAAHDRGDVSAPSALHTTGWQDLSQTSAPLTLLRAIDGFVTAADAQEFADRLPQARVVAVQATHNVQETAPGQLAAVISSSLPPHGM, encoded by the coding sequence ATGCAGGTGGCGATCGACACCAGCGAGTTCAGCTATCTTCCCGCACAGGCGCAGACGATGGGGGTCTCCGAACCGTCCGTTCGACGCGTGACGCTGCCCCTGCCGGACGGCCGCCAGGTGAGCGCGCTGCGATTCGGCGACGAGGCACCTCGAGTGACACTGCTGCACGGCGCCGGTCTCAATGCGCACACGTGGGACACGACGGTGCTCGCGCTCCAGCAGCCGGTGCTGGCGATCGACCTCGCCGGTCACGGCGACTCGTCGTGGCGCGACGACCTCGATTACACCCCTCGCACTCTCGCCCTCGACGTCGCCGCGGCGCTCGACGCCTGGACGGACGCCCCGCAGCTGGTCGTGGGTCACTCGCTCGGCGGCCTCACCGGCGCAGCTCTTGCCGCTGCCCGTCCCGACCTCGTGTCGGGGCTGATCGTGGTCGACATCACTCCGGGCATCGACACGTCCGCCGGGCCCGCCGCCCTGCGCGAGTTCTACGCCGGCCCCACGGATTTCGAGACGCGCGACGAGCTCGTCGACCGCGCGATCTCGTTCGGGTTCGGAGGCGCCAGGTCTGACACCGAGCGGGGCGTGTTCCTGAACACCCGCGTGCGCGCCGACGGCCGCGTCGAGTGGAAGCACCACTTCGCGCACCTCGCGGCCCAGACGCTCGCTGCGCACGACCGCGGCGACGTCTCGGCGCCGTCCGCACTTCACACCACCGGCTGGCAGGATCTCTCGCAGACGTCGGCACCCCTCACGCTCCTCCGCGCCATCGACGGCTTCGTGACCGCAGCGGATGCGCAGGAGTTCGCCGATCGTCTGCCTCAGGCCCGCGTGGTCGCCGTCCAGGCCACCCACAACGTTCAGGAGACCGCGCCCGGGCAGCTCGCCGCGGTGATCTCGTCCTCGCTCCCGCCGCACGGAATGTGA
- a CDS encoding tyrosine-protein phosphatase produces MSVLEVDGVNNFRDVGGMLADGGRIRSGVLLRSGQLSAATTAGVNEVRRRVAHIVDLRDGEEVAAEPTEIEGPDTTHLPLFLGSVRSFFETDTSLEDLYLHLLEESGDRLVAAIRIIAEGEPTLVHCTVGKDRTGVTVALALAAVGADREAIVADYALTESLLPAERSQRIAAYLRSQHPQAVHAVALATQSPAPVMRALLEQVDERWGSAAGYLRANGMTDQELESLRRALVEEVPEQG; encoded by the coding sequence ATGAGCGTTCTCGAGGTCGACGGGGTCAACAACTTCCGCGACGTCGGGGGGATGCTCGCAGACGGTGGTCGGATCCGTTCGGGCGTGCTGTTGCGATCCGGCCAGCTCTCGGCGGCGACCACTGCCGGGGTGAACGAGGTCCGTCGCCGCGTCGCTCACATCGTCGATCTCCGCGACGGCGAAGAGGTCGCCGCAGAGCCGACTGAGATCGAGGGTCCCGACACCACTCACCTTCCGCTGTTCCTCGGATCCGTGCGGTCGTTCTTCGAGACGGACACGAGCCTGGAGGATCTCTACCTGCACCTGCTCGAGGAGAGCGGAGATCGGCTCGTCGCCGCGATCCGCATCATCGCCGAGGGGGAGCCGACTCTCGTCCACTGCACGGTCGGCAAGGACCGCACCGGGGTGACCGTCGCGCTCGCGCTCGCCGCAGTGGGCGCCGACCGTGAGGCGATCGTCGCGGACTACGCGCTCACGGAGTCGCTGCTGCCCGCCGAGCGGTCGCAGCGCATCGCCGCGTACCTGAGGTCGCAGCATCCGCAGGCGGTGCACGCCGTCGCTCTGGCGACGCAGTCGCCGGCACCGGTGATGCGGGCGCTGCTCGAGCAGGTCGACGAACGTTGGGGTTCGGCCGCCGGCTATCTGCGCGCGAACGGGATGACGGACCAGGAACTCGAGTCTCTGCGACGCGCACTGGTGGAAGAAGTCCCCGAGCAAGGTTAG
- a CDS encoding PspA/IM30 family protein yields the protein MTKQSIFGRISTLVRANINSLLDSAEDPQKMIDQLVRDYTNSIADAESAIAETIGNLRLLERDHEEDVQAATEWGNKALAASRKADEMRSTGDAADADKFDNLAKIALQRQISAEREATGAEPQIAAQTEIVDKLKSGLNGMKDKLGELKNKRSELLARAKVAEAQTKVQDAVSSINVLDPTSELGRFEDKVRRQEALAQGKIELAASSLDAQFESLEDLGELTEVEARLAELKAGGSAPRQAIEGS from the coding sequence ATGACCAAGCAGTCCATCTTCGGACGTATCTCGACCCTCGTCCGCGCGAACATCAACTCGCTCCTGGACTCTGCGGAAGACCCGCAGAAGATGATCGACCAGCTCGTTCGCGACTACACGAACAGCATCGCCGACGCGGAGTCGGCCATCGCCGAGACCATCGGCAACCTGCGTCTGCTGGAGCGCGACCACGAAGAAGACGTCCAGGCCGCCACCGAGTGGGGCAACAAGGCTCTCGCCGCCAGCCGCAAGGCCGACGAGATGCGCTCCACCGGCGACGCCGCCGATGCCGACAAGTTCGACAACCTCGCGAAGATCGCTCTGCAGCGCCAGATCAGCGCCGAGCGCGAGGCGACCGGGGCCGAGCCGCAGATCGCCGCTCAGACCGAGATCGTCGACAAGCTGAAGTCCGGCCTCAACGGCATGAAGGACAAGCTCGGCGAGCTGAAGAACAAGCGCAGCGAGCTGCTCGCCCGCGCCAAGGTCGCCGAGGCTCAGACGAAGGTGCAGGATGCGGTCTCCTCGATCAACGTCCTCGACCCCACCAGCGAGCTGGGACGTTTCGAAGACAAGGTCCGCCGTCAGGAGGCCCTCGCCCAGGGCAAGATCGAGCTCGCGGCATCCAGCCTCGACGCTCAGTTCGAGAGCCTCGAAGACCTCGGTGAGCTCACCGAGGTCGAGGCTCGTCTCGCCGAGCTGAAGGCGGGCGGCTCCGCCCCTCGCCAGGCCATCGAAGGCTCCTGA
- a CDS encoding SIP domain-containing protein, producing METFLETRSTRAERRAARRRAHHLVTADEHSLTELEVFLATLPLCASGRIFIEVADASDIGVIEAPGRMTVTWLARSQRSGAPGSGRACAPGEALARATCAWADEMLCDDELDTHVTLLGGFLGTADIVEHLTGALEIQPAQIHAPERFGLLPVDR from the coding sequence ATGGAGACCTTCCTCGAGACCCGCAGCACGCGTGCCGAGCGCCGCGCCGCACGTCGCCGTGCTCACCACCTGGTGACGGCCGACGAGCACTCGCTCACCGAGCTCGAGGTCTTCCTCGCCACTCTGCCGCTGTGCGCGTCGGGTCGGATCTTCATCGAGGTCGCCGACGCGTCCGACATCGGCGTGATCGAAGCCCCTGGACGCATGACGGTCACGTGGCTCGCTCGATCCCAGCGATCGGGCGCACCGGGAAGCGGGCGAGCGTGCGCACCCGGCGAGGCTCTCGCCCGAGCGACCTGCGCATGGGCAGACGAGATGCTCTGCGACGACGAACTCGACACCCACGTCACCCTTCTCGGAGGCTTCCTCGGCACGGCTGACATCGTCGAGCACCTGACGGGCGCCCTCGAGATCCAGCCTGCTCAGATCCACGCTCCGGAGCGCTTCGGGCTGCTGCCCGTCGACCGCTGA
- a CDS encoding Fe-S oxidoreductase, whose protein sequence is MTSDWRPAADRAVARGRRLDRRIPAFLLRSPISRIGYWWGTSVGWIWGSLWSTGPVERRSGLWVFQGMPNWTFNRGGVCVGGCFLTGDARPSDAVLRHEAVHKAQWLRYGILLPVLYLFAGRDPLRNRFEIEAGLEDGNYVRRSRSRP, encoded by the coding sequence ATGACGTCCGACTGGCGGCCGGCCGCCGACCGCGCTGTGGCTCGCGGTCGGAGACTCGACCGCCGGATCCCCGCGTTCCTCCTGCGTTCGCCGATCAGCCGGATCGGCTACTGGTGGGGCACGTCCGTGGGCTGGATCTGGGGGTCCCTGTGGAGCACGGGTCCCGTCGAACGCCGATCGGGCCTGTGGGTGTTCCAGGGGATGCCGAACTGGACGTTCAACCGCGGCGGAGTGTGCGTCGGCGGCTGCTTCCTGACGGGTGACGCCCGTCCGAGCGACGCCGTGCTGCGCCACGAGGCGGTGCACAAGGCGCAGTGGCTGCGCTACGGCATCCTGCTTCCGGTGCTCTACCTGTTCGCGGGCAGGGATCCGCTGCGTAACCGCTTCGAGATCGAGGCAGGCCTGGAAGACGGCAACTACGTGCGCCGCAGCAGGTCGCGGCCGTAG